One Oceanicoccus sagamiensis genomic region harbors:
- a CDS encoding MSCRAMM family protein has translation MERKLEREKMRDRALGGPAQEDLPTIPDHYDWVGEPIVYMNLGYQTRNEEVDSSSKNSDSYYTVQASGDLLGMESRISLAKSAYDSEHREVLTFYKRPDSPDESMAGGLKFMAAGDIYAVSDSLIFSGGDGLGIDLQFGEVSNNDSFGKRVIEGDGPPNWEVELYRNGTLLDFQTIGSDGRYRFIDVPVEYGDNIFDIRIFGPQGQSRNKRESINVGNEMQAKGKTAVRLSYTDLGESLIDDKPENIVADDGTIIELREPPGDKKAYLSVKHGVTDWLALGAAFATHDNVFGQGEDNQYTELIVMGAFPGISLGFNHVSQDDAGEAYQLSGQTRLGNTSLSFLHKDFDDFSSDRNPGANLDTESEIRITGTFNPLSAFYAGANPISYSLIYDDEQRVNGSQIETLENLLGFSLLGGRMTINTTHSEFSQSESRTLGRTSYTRVAGYNTSIRAEVNYRIDPDAEATSATANITWLPTPHIRTQLGLFKDLSDDSSDSVDFTASYLLDKVTLSASAFVVDGGDNALFLSAEFSLGADSGNSWSISGKPRSQNGRLRARVFLDNDRDGIFSDGDDPLSGASFIGRSEWKHRETDDYGIAYLDNLSVDAPQSFGLNESSLSDPYYKSTFAKSHIISHAGGVQKIDIAVISTVEAEGSLSISRKGKIAPLAGIPITVKNADGDIIASAITEFDGFYVISGLPPGNYLLSMDQQALQRFKLSAIEDIPFVANADDGVVYIDAIVLR, from the coding sequence TTGGAAAGGAAACTGGAACGAGAAAAAATGCGCGACCGGGCCTTGGGCGGCCCTGCACAAGAAGACCTGCCGACAATACCCGATCATTATGACTGGGTTGGCGAACCGATTGTCTATATGAACCTGGGCTATCAAACCCGCAACGAAGAAGTCGATAGCAGCAGTAAAAACAGTGATAGCTATTACACCGTGCAGGCCAGTGGTGATTTACTGGGAATGGAAAGCAGAATTTCACTGGCTAAATCCGCCTATGATAGCGAACACCGGGAAGTACTCACCTTTTATAAACGCCCGGATAGCCCTGATGAAAGTATGGCCGGCGGATTAAAATTTATGGCCGCCGGGGATATCTATGCCGTTTCAGATTCATTAATTTTTAGCGGCGGCGACGGCCTGGGTATAGACCTGCAATTTGGTGAAGTCAGTAACAACGATAGCTTTGGCAAAAGAGTGATAGAAGGCGATGGCCCACCCAACTGGGAAGTAGAACTTTACCGCAATGGCACCCTGTTAGATTTTCAAACCATCGGTAGCGATGGTCGCTACCGCTTTATCGATGTGCCAGTTGAATACGGTGACAATATTTTTGATATTCGTATTTTTGGCCCACAGGGTCAGAGCAGAAACAAGCGCGAGAGTATCAATGTCGGTAATGAAATGCAGGCCAAGGGTAAAACCGCGGTACGGCTAAGCTATACCGACCTTGGTGAATCACTGATTGATGACAAGCCGGAGAATATAGTTGCGGATGACGGAACCATTATCGAACTGCGCGAACCCCCGGGCGATAAAAAAGCTTACCTCAGTGTTAAACACGGGGTAACCGATTGGCTAGCCTTAGGGGCAGCCTTTGCCACACACGATAATGTTTTTGGCCAGGGTGAAGATAATCAATATACAGAACTTATTGTTATGGGTGCCTTCCCGGGCATTTCACTGGGCTTTAACCATGTCTCACAGGATGATGCAGGGGAAGCTTACCAACTCAGCGGCCAAACCCGGCTGGGTAATACCTCTCTTTCTTTTTTGCATAAAGACTTTGATGACTTTAGTAGTGATAGAAACCCCGGTGCCAACCTGGATACCGAAAGCGAAATTCGTATCACCGGCACCTTCAACCCCCTCAGCGCTTTTTATGCCGGCGCCAACCCAATTTCCTATAGCCTTATCTATGATGATGAACAACGCGTTAATGGCTCACAAATAGAAACCCTGGAAAACTTGCTTGGCTTCTCACTACTGGGGGGCCGTATGACCATCAACACCACCCATTCGGAGTTTAGTCAGTCCGAATCACGCACGCTAGGCCGCACCAGCTACACCCGCGTAGCTGGCTACAACACCAGCATCCGGGCAGAAGTTAACTACCGTATTGACCCGGACGCAGAAGCCACCTCAGCAACCGCCAATATTACCTGGCTGCCCACTCCCCATATTCGAACACAACTTGGGCTATTTAAAGACTTAAGTGATGACAGCTCCGACTCGGTAGATTTTACCGCCTCCTACTTATTAGACAAAGTGACTCTATCTGCCTCGGCCTTTGTTGTTGACGGTGGCGACAATGCACTCTTTTTAAGTGCTGAATTTTCTCTGGGCGCCGATAGTGGCAATAGCTGGTCCATTAGCGGCAAACCCCGCAGCCAAAACGGCAGGCTGAGAGCCAGAGTGTTCCTCGACAATGATCGCGACGGTATCTTTTCCGATGGTGACGACCCATTGTCCGGCGCCAGTTTTATTGGTCGCAGCGAATGGAAGCACCGCGAAACCGATGACTATGGTATCGCCTATCTCGATAACCTGAGTGTCGACGCACCACAAAGCTTTGGTCTTAATGAAAGCTCACTAAGCGACCCCTACTATAAATCTACCTTTGCCAAAAGCCATATCATCTCCCATGCTGGCGGCGTGCAAAAAATTGATATTGCGGTTATTAGCACCGTTGAAGCGGAAGGTAGCTTAAGTATTTCAAGAAAAGGAAAAATCGCTCCACTAGCGGGCATACCGATTACCGTAAAAAATGCCGATGGCGATATTATTGCCAGCGCCATTACAGAGTTTGATGGTTTCTATGTTATCTCGGGACTGCCACCCGGGAACTACCTATTATCGATGGACCAACAAGCGCTGCAACGATTTAAGTTATCGGCGATTGAAGATATCCCCTTTGTGGCCAATGCGGATGACGGGGTTGTTTATATTGATGCGATTGTTTTGAGGTAA